From the Natrarchaeobaculum aegyptiacum genome, one window contains:
- a CDS encoding ABC transporter ATP-binding protein, with the protein MPAIRVDDLTKSYGQFLALSDLSFTVEEGEVFGFLGPNGAGKSTTINVLLDFIRPTAGSVEVLGLDAQAHSRTIRSRTGVLPEGVETYDRLTARKHLEFAIDSKGSDDDPVALLERVGLADAIDKKAGGFSKGMSQRLMLAMALVGDPDLLILDEPSTGLDPNGAREMREIVREENERGATVFFSSHVMEQVEAVCDRVGILREGEMVAVDTVAGLREAAGSDTVLRVTVDAVDDDALATVRSLPDVSGVSLEGTNPATLIVQVDGSKTAVLGALEEEGVEVTDFSTREASLEDVFHAYTSGPNGAGEGKSEVQAR; encoded by the coding sequence ATGCCCGCTATTCGAGTTGACGATCTGACCAAATCGTACGGTCAGTTCCTCGCCCTCTCCGACCTCTCTTTCACCGTCGAAGAGGGGGAGGTGTTCGGATTCCTCGGCCCCAACGGGGCCGGGAAGTCGACGACGATCAACGTGCTCCTCGATTTCATCCGGCCGACCGCCGGCTCGGTCGAGGTTCTCGGGCTCGACGCCCAGGCCCACAGCCGGACGATCCGTTCCCGGACCGGCGTCCTCCCGGAAGGCGTCGAGACCTACGATCGCCTCACCGCACGAAAGCACCTCGAGTTCGCGATCGATTCGAAAGGTTCCGACGACGACCCGGTGGCACTCTTAGAGCGCGTCGGCCTCGCAGACGCGATCGACAAGAAAGCCGGCGGCTTCTCCAAGGGGATGTCCCAGCGGCTCATGCTCGCGATGGCGCTCGTCGGTGATCCCGACCTGCTCATCCTCGACGAGCCCTCGACCGGCCTCGATCCCAACGGCGCACGCGAAATGCGAGAAATCGTCCGTGAGGAGAACGAACGCGGCGCGACGGTCTTCTTCTCGAGTCACGTCATGGAGCAAGTCGAGGCCGTCTGCGACCGCGTCGGCATCCTCCGGGAGGGCGAGATGGTCGCCGTCGACACCGTCGCCGGCCTCCGGGAAGCTGCCGGCAGCGACACCGTCCTCCGGGTTACCGTCGACGCGGTCGACGACGACGCCCTCGCGACCGTCCGCTCACTCCCGGACGTCTCGGGGGTCAGCCTCGAGGGGACGAACCCGGCGACCCTGATCGTTCAGGTCGACGGTTCGAAGACCGCCGTCCTCGGCGCGCTCGAAGAGGAAGGCGTCGAGGTCACCGACTTCTCGACCCGCGAGGCCTCGCTCGAGGACGTCTTCCACGCCTACACGTCCGGACCGAACGGTGCTGGAGAGGGGAAGTCGGAGGTGCAGGCCCGATGA
- a CDS encoding S8 family serine peptidase, which produces MPSVRTALLVGAVALALVAVGAFTAMPLSGESPADQPPVADEHDGPTGDGVTVAVVDSGIDDSHAALEGRVVDRVDLTDDGGASGGGDGETGIDEHGHGTHVAGIVAGSGAGDGDPGVAPGAALVDVRVLSEEGEGDAERIAEGITYAVEEAGADILVLSLNVEGIDAGPIDESVASATDQGTLVVASAGNAGADRSITDPGTTPELLTVGATAADGSILEHSSRGPTDDGRLKPELVAPGERVPGPEAGTDDEYTTRTGTSVAAPQVAGAAAVLLEDDPSLTPGELEARLVSTARPVADADPYASGAGELDLEAALAADVIVRDGVIDYGLLEDDEPVTKRVTLENLDDRPREVTLATRLENLDADAQIPELDPGGGDDGDLGLPEDLIAELEDAQRDDAGAVAADGGTPISSGDSDGDPAEAGGEWTAGDDGPSADDLLSLSRDEVVLEPGETATVEVTVDSGAASGIHAGALEYTVSSDTESRSVPIGFVRGGTVTVEKVPFSEGDRVDGDPLFFFTEDGTHSGIQDFEDGETSFVAGAGTYVLWSKGVDRETGSIVFLSERLEVDGEEHVVLDEADTIPVGVDASPIVEEYGPLENVTVAASMSTAVGDRTNQLSRTLLDADNRTVRVSEDPANAIATTYLLTPEDTDELAAEDVFQLHYEAASSQWTSPAEVHPDDLETTTYRIHRTTQDHSLEAQDRTTTTFQWNDPARYWFDLGDRGTQHVHRTDRGASHERDLRGDGVRAAVSDRTREEGPIDVLAHPYVAVVDLEVDIEEGVATVGGEPLADGAGSAISVDGTHSLTVAVDDEVHETVTVSDPELETRDVPIEADAPLTVTLEGSNPDGRLSQNTTTEVRLEEPGVGAQGDDRRTPLVRDVAVPDADETNAVDPGEVTVTYAVDDARSVRDRTVWYATDATSTGDDGDVAPPWKLEEPAEAGWAEASTGYADGRLTATLEVPKDATTVSLAAEFDADDRVRTTTTDAFYVGAAPNTSTRTISGTVTTHDGTPTANDTVLAAPVDGDSDPTISRTDDDGAFDLEVPKDETYDLVYRAGEPWTLNRSPADGRPAFAGLERVTADEDRTLEATLPAASRFDLEVVDDRGEPVPNATVSFGHHAPDVSVGARGETDGTGRLRVDGDGDGETGITLGGRLSYTVAAPDGDPYANETVSGSVQVDEPTVETVELPTRPPEASLEPNRNWLVEGTAVTLDAGDSDVPAGAAEYRWDYTGDGEVDEVTNDSRLRTELEPGTTEVTVTVVDGLGRTDEASATVRVDPLD; this is translated from the coding sequence ATGCCCTCCGTCAGGACTGCACTCCTCGTCGGTGCAGTCGCCCTCGCGCTCGTCGCCGTCGGCGCGTTCACCGCGATGCCGCTGTCCGGCGAGTCCCCCGCCGACCAGCCGCCGGTCGCCGACGAACACGACGGCCCGACCGGCGACGGCGTCACCGTCGCGGTCGTCGACTCCGGAATCGACGACAGCCACGCCGCCCTCGAGGGGCGTGTGGTCGATCGGGTCGATCTGACCGACGACGGTGGCGCTAGCGGTGGAGGTGACGGTGAAACGGGCATCGACGAGCACGGGCACGGCACCCACGTCGCGGGCATCGTCGCCGGTAGCGGCGCGGGTGACGGTGACCCCGGCGTCGCTCCCGGCGCTGCTCTCGTGGACGTCCGCGTCCTGAGCGAGGAAGGCGAGGGCGACGCCGAGCGGATCGCCGAGGGTATTACCTACGCCGTCGAGGAGGCAGGCGCCGATATCCTCGTCCTGAGCCTGAACGTCGAGGGGATCGACGCCGGGCCGATCGACGAGAGCGTCGCCAGTGCGACCGATCAGGGCACGCTCGTGGTCGCCTCCGCGGGGAACGCCGGCGCTGACCGGTCGATCACCGATCCGGGGACCACCCCCGAACTGCTGACCGTCGGTGCGACTGCCGCCGACGGCTCCATCCTCGAGCACTCTTCGCGCGGACCGACCGACGACGGTCGCCTGAAACCCGAACTGGTCGCTCCCGGCGAGCGAGTCCCCGGTCCCGAGGCAGGGACCGACGACGAGTATACCACGCGAACCGGGACGAGCGTCGCGGCCCCGCAGGTCGCCGGCGCGGCGGCCGTGCTGCTCGAAGACGACCCCTCGTTGACCCCCGGCGAACTCGAGGCCCGACTCGTCAGTACGGCTCGCCCGGTCGCGGACGCAGACCCCTACGCGTCCGGTGCGGGCGAACTCGACCTCGAGGCCGCACTCGCAGCCGACGTGATCGTTCGCGACGGCGTGATCGACTACGGACTGCTCGAGGACGACGAACCGGTCACGAAGCGCGTCACGCTCGAGAACCTCGACGACCGGCCACGCGAGGTCACGCTCGCGACTCGCCTCGAGAACCTCGACGCGGACGCCCAGATTCCGGAACTCGATCCCGGCGGTGGCGACGACGGCGACCTCGGCCTCCCCGAGGACCTGATCGCCGAACTCGAGGACGCCCAGCGAGACGACGCCGGCGCAGTCGCAGCCGACGGAGGGACGCCGATCTCGTCCGGCGATTCGGACGGAGATCCCGCCGAAGCCGGTGGGGAGTGGACAGCGGGCGACGACGGACCCAGTGCCGACGACCTCCTCTCGCTCTCTCGAGACGAGGTGGTCCTCGAGCCCGGCGAGACGGCGACCGTCGAGGTGACCGTCGACAGTGGTGCGGCGTCGGGGATCCACGCCGGCGCACTCGAGTACACGGTCTCGTCGGACACTGAGTCCCGGTCGGTCCCGATCGGGTTCGTCCGCGGCGGCACGGTCACGGTCGAAAAGGTTCCCTTCTCCGAGGGTGATCGTGTCGACGGTGACCCGCTGTTTTTCTTCACCGAGGACGGTACCCACTCCGGCATCCAGGACTTCGAGGACGGCGAGACGTCGTTCGTCGCGGGAGCCGGCACCTACGTCCTCTGGTCGAAAGGGGTCGACCGCGAGACGGGGTCGATCGTCTTCCTCTCGGAACGCCTCGAGGTCGACGGCGAGGAACACGTCGTCCTCGACGAAGCAGATACGATTCCAGTCGGCGTCGACGCGAGTCCGATCGTCGAGGAGTATGGCCCCCTCGAGAACGTCACCGTCGCGGCATCGATGAGCACGGCCGTCGGCGACCGGACCAACCAGCTCTCCCGGACGCTGCTGGACGCCGACAACCGGACCGTCCGGGTCTCGGAAGATCCAGCAAACGCGATCGCGACGACGTACCTCCTGACACCCGAGGACACCGACGAGCTCGCCGCCGAGGACGTCTTCCAGCTTCACTACGAGGCCGCCAGTTCCCAGTGGACTTCGCCGGCCGAGGTCCACCCCGACGACCTCGAGACGACCACGTATCGCATCCATCGGACGACACAGGATCACTCGCTGGAGGCCCAGGATCGGACGACCACGACCTTCCAGTGGAACGACCCCGCCCGCTACTGGTTCGACCTCGGCGACCGCGGAACCCAGCACGTCCACCGGACCGACCGCGGGGCCAGCCACGAGCGCGACCTCCGGGGCGACGGCGTTCGCGCGGCCGTCAGCGATCGGACGCGCGAGGAGGGACCGATCGACGTCCTCGCGCATCCCTACGTCGCGGTCGTCGACCTCGAGGTCGATATCGAAGAGGGTGTCGCGACGGTCGGTGGCGAACCGCTGGCCGACGGCGCCGGGAGCGCGATTTCGGTCGACGGGACACACTCGCTTACGGTCGCGGTCGACGACGAGGTCCACGAGACCGTCACTGTGAGCGATCCCGAACTCGAGACTCGCGACGTTCCGATCGAAGCCGACGCGCCGCTGACCGTCACTCTCGAGGGGTCGAACCCCGACGGGCGGCTCTCGCAGAATACGACGACGGAGGTCAGACTCGAAGAACCCGGCGTCGGGGCCCAGGGCGACGATCGACGCACGCCGCTCGTCCGCGACGTCGCCGTCCCCGACGCAGACGAGACGAACGCGGTCGATCCCGGCGAGGTGACCGTCACGTACGCGGTCGACGACGCACGGTCGGTCAGGGATCGGACCGTCTGGTACGCGACCGACGCAACCAGTACGGGCGACGATGGCGACGTGGCGCCACCCTGGAAACTCGAGGAACCGGCCGAAGCGGGCTGGGCCGAGGCCAGTACGGGCTACGCCGACGGCCGGCTCACCGCCACACTCGAGGTGCCCAAGGACGCGACGACCGTCTCGCTCGCGGCCGAGTTCGACGCCGACGACCGCGTCCGCACGACCACGACCGACGCCTTCTACGTCGGGGCCGCACCGAACACGTCGACGCGAACGATTTCGGGCACGGTCACGACCCACGACGGGACGCCCACCGCCAACGACACCGTCCTCGCCGCACCCGTCGATGGAGACAGCGATCCGACGATCTCCCGGACCGACGACGACGGCGCGTTCGACCTCGAGGTGCCGAAAGACGAGACGTACGACCTTGTCTACCGGGCGGGCGAGCCGTGGACGCTCAACCGCTCGCCCGCCGACGGCCGACCCGCGTTCGCCGGTCTCGAGCGGGTGACCGCCGACGAAGATCGAACGCTCGAGGCGACGCTCCCGGCAGCGAGTCGGTTCGATCTCGAGGTGGTCGACGACCGCGGCGAGCCCGTCCCGAACGCGACGGTCTCGTTCGGTCACCACGCGCCGGACGTCTCGGTCGGCGCTCGCGGAGAAACGGACGGAACGGGCCGGCTCCGGGTCGACGGTGACGGTGACGGAGAGACGGGAATCACCCTCGGTGGCAGGCTCTCGTACACGGTCGCGGCGCCCGACGGGGACCCGTACGCCAACGAGACCGTGTCCGGTAGCGTGCAGGTCGACGAACCGACCGTCGAAACTGTCGAACTCCCCACGCGCCCGCCCGAGGCGAGCCTCGAGCCGAATCGCAACTGGCTGGTCGAGGGGACGGCCGTCACCCTCGACGCGGGCGACAGCGACGTCCCCGCGGGGGCGGCCGAGTACCGCTGGGACTACACGGGCGACGGCGAGGTCGACGAGGTGACCAACGACTCCCGGCTCCGGACCGAACTCGAGCCCGGGACGACCGAGGTGACCGTCACCGTCGTTGACGGTCTGGGTCGAACGGACGAGGCCAGCGCGACGGTTCGGGTCGATCCGCTCGACTGA
- a CDS encoding ABC transporter permease subunit, with amino-acid sequence MSADTAPDAGATASGGRFVNSVSLESVLAIAKKDFQDAVRSWLFMGLSAFFFLLLVTMTGLLAYFEGDVIIGQEATTAVLVERVFSIGSLVIPVIALVLGWKAIAGERESGSIKILLSLPHSRTDVVVGKLLGRSAVLSLSLLIGFVLAALPVAALLGTFDVTDYVGLLLVSVLYGVAYTALAITVSTLIRSTTLAAAAAFGVFVLFYVVWPAAVFAAVLLVVFEYLPDSELVAELLMLFQSLNPNAAYGNVLSLVTSVAELDDESVAQLEAMFDGTIPFYLQDWFALVVLLAWIAIPIAIAAYRFDRVDL; translated from the coding sequence ATGAGCGCAGACACCGCCCCGGATGCGGGAGCGACCGCCTCGGGTGGCCGGTTCGTGAACTCGGTCTCGCTCGAGAGCGTTCTCGCCATCGCGAAGAAGGACTTTCAGGACGCCGTGCGTTCGTGGCTGTTCATGGGTCTGAGCGCGTTTTTCTTCCTGCTGCTGGTCACTATGACCGGGCTCCTCGCGTACTTCGAGGGGGACGTGATCATCGGTCAGGAGGCGACGACGGCGGTCCTCGTCGAGCGGGTCTTCAGCATCGGATCGCTCGTCATCCCGGTGATCGCGCTCGTGCTCGGCTGGAAGGCAATCGCCGGCGAGCGCGAGTCGGGGAGCATCAAGATCCTGCTGTCGCTGCCTCACTCCCGGACCGACGTCGTGGTCGGCAAACTCCTCGGTCGGTCTGCGGTCCTGTCGCTGTCGCTGCTCATCGGCTTCGTTCTCGCTGCGCTCCCCGTCGCCGCGTTACTCGGCACCTTCGACGTCACTGACTACGTCGGGCTGTTGCTGGTGTCGGTCCTCTACGGCGTCGCTTACACCGCACTCGCGATCACCGTCTCGACGTTGATCCGATCGACGACGCTAGCGGCCGCGGCCGCGTTCGGCGTTTTCGTCCTGTTCTACGTCGTCTGGCCGGCCGCCGTCTTCGCCGCCGTACTCCTCGTGGTGTTCGAGTACCTCCCTGACTCCGAACTCGTTGCCGAGTTGCTCATGCTGTTCCAGTCGCTCAATCCCAACGCGGCGTACGGGAACGTCCTGTCGCTCGTGACGTCCGTCGCCGAACTCGACGACGAATCCGTCGCCCAGCTCGAGGCGATGTTCGACGGCACCATCCCGTTTTACCTCCAGGACTGGTTCGCACTCGTCGTCCTCCTCGCGTGGATCGCGATCCCGATCGCGATCGCAGCTTACCGGTTCGATCGGGTCGACCTCTGA
- a CDS encoding CobW family GTP-binding protein, which produces MSTPVTILCGELGAGKTTLLSSLLESTDRELAVLVNDVGAINVDADLVEARTELETGEEVLALENGCICCGIGGEFSRSVVRLQRERAFDHLVIEASGVSEPEPIARQFVRGPAAGSYDLEAVVTVVDARRFFDRFAASDADAGDGELDLPTPSGPDDDGTRPLEDLVLEQVEFCDLLVVNKCDLVSEAEREHVVALLETLQPRAEIVTTEYGSLDPPNLLGVQRFDLESATEAAGWKRALEGDDEEGGHDHDHDHDDRHDHEGDHSDDRGHDGHDHAHPPDQYGITVDSYHRRRPFHPERLTALLESLPTELVRAKGLCWIAGRERQAITMSHAGDQTTLEVTGRWIASLSEDRQETYRRGQPDLEWDEKWGDRETRLALIGRDLDRDALLERLDDCLLTDDEMDDDWSTFENGAPTSTGEPIVLSSGEPSDGN; this is translated from the coding sequence ATGTCGACGCCGGTCACGATCCTCTGTGGCGAACTCGGTGCCGGAAAGACCACGCTGCTCTCGAGCCTGCTCGAGTCGACCGACCGCGAACTCGCCGTCCTCGTCAACGACGTCGGCGCGATAAACGTCGACGCCGACCTCGTGGAAGCCCGGACCGAACTCGAGACCGGCGAGGAGGTCCTGGCGCTCGAGAACGGCTGTATCTGCTGTGGAATCGGCGGCGAATTCTCCCGGTCGGTCGTTCGCCTCCAGCGCGAGCGCGCGTTCGACCACCTCGTGATCGAGGCCTCCGGCGTCAGCGAACCCGAACCGATCGCCCGCCAGTTCGTCCGCGGTCCCGCCGCAGGGAGCTACGACCTCGAGGCCGTCGTGACGGTCGTCGACGCGCGCCGGTTTTTCGACCGGTTCGCGGCCAGTGACGCCGACGCGGGTGACGGTGAACTGGACCTCCCGACGCCGTCGGGCCCCGACGACGACGGCACCCGCCCGCTCGAAGACCTCGTCCTCGAGCAGGTCGAGTTCTGCGACCTGCTGGTGGTCAACAAGTGCGATCTCGTCTCCGAGGCCGAACGCGAGCACGTCGTCGCGCTGCTCGAGACGCTCCAGCCCCGTGCCGAGATCGTGACGACCGAATACGGGTCGCTCGATCCACCGAATCTCCTTGGCGTCCAGCGATTCGACCTCGAGAGCGCCACCGAGGCCGCAGGCTGGAAGCGCGCACTCGAGGGCGACGATGAGGAGGGCGGCCACGACCACGACCACGACCACGATGATAGGCACGACCACGAGGGCGACCACAGCGACGATCGAGGTCACGACGGCCACGATCACGCACACCCACCCGACCAGTACGGCATCACGGTCGACAGCTACCACCGCCGACGCCCCTTTCACCCCGAGCGTCTGACCGCCCTCCTCGAGTCGCTCCCGACCGAACTCGTCCGCGCGAAGGGGCTGTGCTGGATCGCCGGCCGGGAGCGCCAGGCCATCACGATGAGCCACGCCGGCGACCAGACTACCCTCGAGGTGACCGGCCGCTGGATCGCCAGCCTCTCCGAAGACCGCCAGGAAACTTACCGCCGCGGCCAGCCCGACCTCGAGTGGGACGAGAAGTGGGGCGACCGCGAGACGCGACTGGCGCTGATCGGCCGCGACCTCGACCGCGACGCCCTGCTCGAGCGACTCGACGACTGCCTGCTCACCGACGACGAGATGGACGACGACTGGTCGACGTTCGAAAACGGGGCACCGACGTCGACGGGCGAGCCGATCGTCCTCTCGAGCGGGGAACCGTCCGACGGCAACTGA
- a CDS encoding ArsA family ATPase — protein MTRCIFYGGKGGVGKTTCAAATGLALADAGLNVLVVSTDPAHSLSDSLEVDLESEPGQLDLDRDRGRDHGRERERDGQHGTADGDGALWAVEIDPEVRRERFESIARALAADLRSAGIRLDDEEVERIFAAGTPAGGDELAALDLLVEYVDAGTWDVVVFDTAPTGHTLRLFDTPAVMGLALETTRSLRGQVRRIGAAARSALVGPMGMLSGSRRDDDLEAFQARLERARELLVDPAVTEFRVVTIPEGMAIAETERLVDRLGDAEVPIGRLVVNRVLEDPDEECSRCQSRRVRHVERVADIRETFPDREVVTLPERVGEVQGLEAVREVAARLPAER, from the coding sequence GTGACTCGTTGCATCTTCTACGGCGGCAAAGGCGGCGTTGGCAAGACGACCTGTGCGGCCGCCACCGGTCTCGCACTCGCCGACGCCGGACTGAACGTCCTCGTCGTCTCGACAGACCCCGCACACTCGCTGTCTGACTCCCTCGAGGTCGACCTCGAGTCGGAACCCGGACAACTCGACCTCGATCGCGACCGGGGTCGCGACCACGGTCGCGAGCGCGAGCGCGACGGCCAGCACGGAACGGCCGACGGGGACGGCGCGCTCTGGGCCGTCGAGATCGACCCCGAGGTCCGGCGGGAGCGCTTCGAGAGTATCGCCCGGGCGCTCGCCGCCGACCTGCGCAGCGCCGGGATCCGACTCGACGACGAGGAGGTCGAACGGATCTTCGCCGCCGGGACGCCGGCCGGAGGCGACGAACTCGCCGCGCTCGACCTGCTCGTCGAGTACGTCGACGCGGGGACGTGGGACGTCGTCGTCTTCGACACCGCGCCGACGGGCCACACCCTGCGGCTGTTCGACACCCCCGCGGTGATGGGGCTGGCCCTCGAGACCACTCGCTCGCTTCGCGGGCAGGTTCGCCGAATCGGGGCCGCTGCCCGCAGCGCGCTGGTGGGACCGATGGGGATGCTGTCGGGCTCGCGCCGTGACGACGACCTCGAGGCGTTCCAGGCCCGCCTCGAGCGCGCTCGCGAACTGCTCGTCGATCCGGCAGTCACCGAGTTCCGGGTGGTGACGATACCAGAAGGAATGGCGATCGCGGAGACCGAACGGCTGGTCGACCGCCTCGGAGACGCCGAGGTCCCGATCGGCCGACTCGTCGTCAACCGCGTGCTCGAGGATCCCGACGAGGAGTGCTCGCGCTGTCAGTCACGTCGAGTGCGTCACGTCGAGCGCGTGGCCGATATTCGCGAGACGTTTCCCGACCGCGAGGTCGTGACGCTCCCCGAACGCGTCGGCGAGGTGCAGGGACTCGAGGCGGTCCGGGAGGTAGCGGCGCGACTGCCGGCCGAGCGCTGA
- a CDS encoding GTP-binding protein — protein sequence MEDDRIPVTVLSGPLGAGKTTVLNHVLTADHGLEVAVVVNDMGEVNVDAEHVAQQSDLGTDQEIVELSNGCICCRLRGDMLEEVGRLADRREFDYLLVESSGISEPIPVAQTFAMGFEDADFDPTGTYELDTMVTVVDAYSVWESFDAGTALVEDQPGADASRVPEEVLLDQIEFCDVLLLNKCDLVPDDALDEIEAVLERLQPRAVIHRTEFGDVDLEEILGTGRFDFERAQTSAGWKHELQHDHHHDPKEEHGVTSFVYERDRPFHPTRIASLLSDMPDEIVRAKGFFWSAGREDVAMGVDKAGTSVRAGPSGQWLATLPEAERQRYFTLRPGLKDDWDDEWGDRMTRLVFIAREFDAEGLLERLDDCLLTDAEMTEDWSTYADPFEPQEPRERALANR from the coding sequence CTCAGCGGCCCGCTCGGCGCGGGCAAGACGACCGTGCTGAACCACGTCCTGACCGCCGATCACGGCCTCGAGGTCGCCGTCGTGGTCAACGACATGGGCGAGGTGAACGTCGACGCCGAGCACGTCGCCCAGCAGTCCGATCTCGGCACCGACCAGGAGATCGTCGAACTCTCGAACGGCTGTATCTGCTGTCGACTCCGTGGCGACATGCTTGAGGAGGTTGGTCGACTCGCCGACCGTCGCGAGTTCGACTACCTGCTCGTCGAGTCCTCGGGCATCTCGGAGCCGATCCCCGTCGCCCAGACGTTCGCGATGGGGTTCGAGGACGCCGACTTCGACCCGACGGGGACGTACGAACTCGACACGATGGTGACCGTGGTCGACGCCTACAGCGTCTGGGAGTCCTTCGACGCCGGCACGGCGCTGGTCGAGGACCAGCCCGGGGCCGACGCCAGCCGCGTGCCCGAGGAGGTGTTGCTCGATCAGATCGAGTTCTGTGACGTCCTCTTGCTGAACAAGTGCGACCTCGTCCCCGACGACGCGCTCGACGAGATCGAGGCCGTCCTCGAACGCCTGCAACCACGCGCGGTGATCCACCGGACCGAGTTCGGCGACGTCGACCTCGAGGAGATCCTCGGGACGGGTCGGTTCGACTTCGAACGGGCCCAGACTTCCGCGGGCTGGAAGCACGAACTCCAGCACGATCACCACCACGACCCAAAGGAGGAACACGGCGTCACCTCGTTCGTCTACGAGCGCGACCGGCCGTTTCACCCGACGCGGATCGCCAGCCTGCTGTCTGACATGCCCGACGAAATCGTCCGCGCGAAGGGGTTCTTCTGGAGTGCCGGCCGCGAGGACGTCGCGATGGGGGTCGACAAGGCCGGCACATCCGTCCGGGCCGGGCCGTCGGGTCAGTGGCTCGCCACGCTCCCCGAGGCCGAACGTCAACGCTACTTCACCCTCCGCCCGGGTCTCAAAGACGACTGGGACGACGAGTGGGGTGACCGGATGACTCGCCTCGTGTTCATCGCCCGCGAGTTCGACGCCGAGGGCCTGCTCGAGCGCCTCGACGACTGCCTGCTCACCGACGCCGAGATGACCGAGGACTGGTCTACCTACGCCGACCCGTTCGAACCGCAAGAGCCACGTGAACGCGCGCTCGCGAACCGGTAA